The Rhizobium oryzihabitans genomic sequence CCTCGGCATTCCCGCCTCCTACGCCATGTCGCGTTACAAGCTGCCTTTTGCAGAGACGGTGCGCACCATCGTTTCCGCGCCGATCATCGTGCCCGGCATCATCGTGGGTCTCGCGCTGCTGCGTTATTTCGTCGTGCCCTTCGGCATCGGCATCACGCTTGCTTTGTTTCTCGCCCACACCGCGCTCATCCTGCCCTATGCGGTGCGGGTGGTATCGGCCAGCCTCAACAATCTGCGCTCGGACATCGAGGAGGCGGCGGTGCTGCTCGGCTCGTCGCGGCTCGGTGCGTTTTTCCGCGTGGTGCTGCCCAATATTCGCGGCGGTATTCTCTCCGCCTTCATTCTCGGTTTCGTGACGAGTTTCAACCAGGTGCCGGTATCGCTGTTCCTGTCGGGGCCCGGCGTGCGCACGCTGCCCATCGACATGCTGGGTTACATGGAAATCGTCTTCGATCCTTCCGTGGCCGCACTCTCCTCGCTGCTCGCCTTCCTTTCCATCGGCATCGTTTTCATGGCCGAACGTTTTCTGGGGTTCTCCCGTTATGTCTGACGCAAATTATCTTTCGCTCCAAAAAGTCTCGCTCGCCTATGGCAACAGCATTGCCGTCAAGGATCTCGATCTCGATATCCGCAAGGGCGAACTTCTCGCGCTGCTGGGGCCTTCCGGCTGCGGCAAGACCACGACGATGCGCGCCATTGCCGGGCTGATGCCGGTAGCGGGCGGGCGCATCGATCTCGATGGGGCCGATATCACCCGCGTTGCCGCCAACAAGCGCGCCGTGGGTCTGGTGTTCCAGTCCTACGCGCTCTTCCCGCACCTGACGGTCTATGAAAACGTCGCCTTCGGCCTGAAGCTCAAGGGCATGAACGGCAAGGCGCTGGACGACAAGGTCGCCTCCGGTCTGAAGTCCGTGGGGTTGTCGAACTTCGCATCGCGCAAGCCGGCAGAGCTTTCCGGCGGCCAGCAGCAGCGCGTGGCGCTGGCGCGCTCCATGGTTATGGAGCCGAAGGTGCTGCTGCTCGACGAGCCGCTCTCCAATCTCGATGCGCGCCTCCGGCTCGAAATGCGCACAGAATTGCAGCGCGTGCAGAAGGAAACCGGCGTGACGATGATCTTTGTCACCCATGACCAGATCGAGGCCCTGGCGCTGGCCGACCGCATCGTCGTCATGAAGGGCGGCAAGATCGAGCAGATCGGCACGCCGGAAGACATCTACAATGCGCCGGTTTCGTCCTTCGTGGCTGACTTCGTCGGCTTCGAAAATATCTTCGCGCTGGAAGGCGGCGCGCTGAAAACCGCAAACGGCACAACACCGCTCACCGGACCAGTCCCTTCAGCATCTGGACTGGCCTGGCGGCCGCGCATGGTCACCCTCGGTTCAGGTCCTTTCCAGGGAACCGTGCGCGGCACATCCTTTGCCGGAAATACGCGTGAATATCTGCTCGATACGCCGCTTGGCGCCATAAAGGCGGAAACCGATGCTGCGCTCACCGCCCATACGATCGGTGATACGCTCGCCTTCGACCTGCCGGTCGAAAAAGCGGCAAGCCTGAAGGTGTTTGGCTGATCATGGGTGTGTGGATCGATACCGATATGGGCTTTGACGATATCGCCGCCATCATGGTGGTGCAATCGGCAGGCCTTGCCGTTGACGGCATTTCGCTGGTCTTCGGCAATGCGACGCTTCAGGCGGTCTGCCGCAATGCGGCGGGTGCCGTTGCCGCCTTCGGCTGGTCGATGCCGATCCATCAGGGCCGCGCCATGCCGGTGCTCGGCGCACTCGAAACCGCCCAGTCTATCCTCGGCGATAACGGCATTCCGACTGTCGGTCAAAGCCTGCCGGATGCGGCGGCTCTGCCGAAAAGCGATGCCTTCGCCGCTCTCTGCGACTGGCTGGCGGACGGAGCCGGTGAGAAGCGCATCCTCGCGCTCGGCCCGCTCACCAATATCGCCGCCCTTTGCCTTGCCCGGCCTGATCTTGCGGCCAGAATTTCTGACCTCACCTGGATGGGCGGCGGTGTGACGAGCGGCAACCACACGGCATCTGCCGAATTCAACGCCTTTGCCGATCCGGAAGCGCTAGCCATCGTGCTATCCCATGGCCTGCCGCTGCGCATGGTCGATCTGGACGCCTGCCGCAAGGTTACCGCCTCGTCGGCCGATGTGCTGCCGATCCGCAATGCCGGCGGAAAAAACGCCGGTCTGATTGCCGATCTGCTGGAAGGTTTCATCGGCATCGCAACAAGGCGCGGCAGACCCGCCATGGCGCTTTATGATCCCGTCGCCGCAGTCGCCTTCACCTCCGAGTTCCTTGGCTGGCGCCATGCGCGGATTGATGTCGAACTTCACGCCTCGCTGACGCGCGGACGAACGGTGGTTGAGGCACGGGCCGAGAAGGTGACGGGTTTCAACGCGCATTTCGCCGAAACCGTGAATGCCGAGGCTGCAAAGGCTGCGGTTCTCGAGGCGCTGCGCCGGGAGGCTGCCCTATGAGTGCGCAAATCCCGATGCGCGAGCCAACCGATCTCAACGACGATGCACTGCGCACCCGCGCGGTTGCCGCTGCGCGCGGCGATGCGCCTTTTGATGTCCTCATTGCTGGCGGAACGCTGGTGGATGTGGTGACGGGAGAGCTTCGCGCCGCCGATATCGGCATTGTCGGCCCGCTGATCGCCAGCATTCACGAACCGGCAAGCCGCAGCGATGCTGCACAGATTATCGATGCGACCAGTGCCTATGTCTCGCCGGGCCTGATCGACACACATATGCATATCGAAAGCTCGATGGTTACACCGGCCGCCTATGCGGCGGCAGTGGTCGCCCGTGGCGTCACCACCATCGTCTGGGACCCGCATGAATTCGGCAATGTGCATGGTGTCGAAGGCGTGCGCTGGGCGGCGAAAGCAATAGAAAACCTGCCACTCCGCGCCATTCTGCTTGCGCCGTCCTCAGTACCGTCAGCACCGGGGCTGGAATGCAGCGGTGCGGATTTCGACGCTGCCATTCTCACCGATATCCTGTCTTGGCCGCAGATTGGTGGTGTTGCGGAAATCATGAACATGCGCGGCGTCATCGAGCGCGATCCGCGCATGAGCGGCATCGTGCAGGCCGGTCTCATCTCGGAAAAGCTGCTCTGTGGCCATGCGCGCGGCCTGAAGGATGCCGATCTCAACGCCTTCATGGCGGCGGGCGTTTCTTCCGATCACGAGCTGGTCTCGGCTGAAGACCTGATGGCAAAGCTTCGGGCGGGGCTGACCATCGAACTGCGTGGCTCGCACGATCATCTGCTGCCGGAATTCGTGGAAGCGCTGAATGCGCTCGGCCATCTGCCGCAGACGGTGACGCTCTGCACCGACGATGTTTTCCCGGACGATCTGTTGCGGGGTGGCGGGCTGGATGATGTGGTGCGCCGCCTCGTCGGTTACGGGCTGAGGCCTGAATGGGCGCTGCGCGCCGCCACTCTCAATGCCGCGCAACGGCTCGGCCGTTCCGATCTCGGCCTCATTGCCGCCGGTCGCCGTGCCGATATTGTCATCTTCGAGGATTTGAGCGGCTTTTCGGCCCGTCATGTCTTGGCCGGTGGCAAAGCAGTCGCGGAAGGCGGGCGTATGCGCGTCGAGGTTCCGGCCTGCGATGCGACAACGCTCGAAGGCTCGATGAAGCTGCCGCAGCGCAAGGCCGATGATTTCCGGGTTGCCTCCGAAGGCTCGAAGGTCCGCCTCGCCACCATCGACCGCCCGCGTTTCACGCAATGGGGTGAGGTGGAGGCCGAGGTGAAGGATGGTTTCGTCGTTCCGCCAGAGGGTGCCACGATGATTTCCGTCACCCATCGCCACGGCAAGGCCGAGCCTGTCACAAAAACCGGTTTCCTCACCGGCTGGGGAAGCTGGAACGGCGCCTTCGCCACCACCGTCTCGCATGACAGCCACAACCTCACCGTCTTCGGCGGCAATGCCGAGGACATGGCGCTGGCCGCCAATGCGGTGATAACGGCAGGCGGCGGCATGGCTGTCGCCTCTGAGGGCAAGGTGACGGCACTTCTACCGCTGCCGCTCTCCGGCCTTGTTTCCGATGCGCCGCTTGAAGACGTCGCAAGGGCTTTCGAAGCGTTGCGCGCCGCTGTCGGCGATGTCGTCGAATGGCAGCCGCCCTATCTGGTCTTCAAGGCCTGCTTCGGCGCCACGCTCGCCTGCAACATCGGCCCGCACCAGACGGATATGGGTATTGCCGATGTGTTGACGGGAAGGGTGATGGAGAGCCCGGTGATTGCGACGGTGGGGTAGGCCGGGGCCAAGCGTTGCCAAAAAGCCGGTATATTGCTAAATCCAACCCCCGTTTACCCGTCGCTTTATAGGAATGTTGAACATGGGTGCCTCGAAGTCAGCAGATAAGTAAGCCGCAACGACGATATTTCGTTGTTGCGGCGTTCTGTCGAGCAATCTCTGTTCCAACGGGCAGACGCCGCCAAATGTCCTCATTTGAGCGGATCAATTCTCATGTCTATTCAAACTCCCGTTTGGGGGAGATCGCTGTTTGCAGCAATGCTGCTCATGGCTCCCTTTGATATTCTCGCCTCGCTGGCCATGGATATTTACCTGCCGGTCGTCCCCATCATGCCGGAAACTCTCGGCACTACGCCCGTCGTTATCCAATTGACGCTCACCGTTTATATGTTGATGCTCGGCCTTGGCCAAATCGTGTTTGGCCCCATCTCGGACCGCATTGGTCGCCGGCCCGTTTTGCTCGGCGGCGCCGTGCTATTCGTCGTGGCCTCGTTCTGCCTTGCAGCCGTGACGACTGCGAGTGCCTTCATCGTGTTCCGGTTCCTGCAGGCGGCGGGTGCGGCGGCGGCATTGGTTGCCACTTTCGCCACCGTTCGCGACGTCTATGCGGACCGCCCGGAAGCAACGACGATGTACGGAACGTTCAGCTCCATTCTCGCATTCGTCCCGGCCCTCGGCCCGATTGTCGGGGCGGTCATCGCCGAAGGATACGGCTGGCGTGCCATCTTCGTCACTCTCGGGCGGCCGCTCTCATCGCCACGGTTGCCGCGTTGATGAACTGGAGTGAAACCCGGCCGGTGACGGCAGGGATGTCGCGCCCATCGCCCTTGCGCATGTTGGGCAGTAGCCGCTTCTGGACCTATACGCTTGGGTTCAGCGCTGCCATGGGGACGTTTTTCGTATTCTTCTCCACAGCTCCGCGCGTCATGATCGGCAGGGCAGGTCTGTCCGAGGTGGAGTTCAGCCTGGCTTTTGCAACGGTGGCGATCGCCATGATCGTTACCACCCGTTTTGCGAAGTTCTTCGTCGCCAGATGGGGTGTGCAGGGCAGTCTCGTCAGGGGCATGGCCCTGTTGCTGGTGGGGGCCTTTCTGTTTGCGGCAGGTGAAATCGGGGCGGTCCCGTCATTCCTGACATTCATCGTGCCGATGTGGGTCATGGCGGTCGGTATCGTTTTTACGGTCTCGGTCACCGCCAATGGTGCGCTGGAGGAGTTCGGGCATATGGCGGGCACGGCCGTCGCCTTCTACTTCTGCATTCAAAGTCTGTGTGTGGGAATAGTGGGCACCCTGGCGGTCGTCGTCCTGCCGGGTGATGCGGCATGGCCGGTGGTCGCCTATTCATCGATCATGGCCTGCATCGTTCTGATCGCGCTGTATTGGCTGAACCGCCGGGACATCTGAGAGAGAAAGCCGGGCAGCACCATTGGTGTTGCCTGGCTTTTCAGCTTTGGGAATGCGCAATGCGGTTTGCCGCCTTATTCTGCCGCCAGTTCCTGCTCCACCAGCGTTGCCCAGAAGGCGACGCCGGGAACGATTGCCGCGTCGTTGAAGTCATAGGAGGTGTTGTGGTGCAGCGCGCCATCCACCGCCGGGCCGTTGCCGAGCCAGACGTAGCAGCCGGGGGCTTCGCCCGCGAAAAAGGCGAAGTCGTCGCCTGCGGTCGAGGGCGGGAAGGCGGTGCGGGCCTTGCTGCCGAAGACGGTCTTGGCGGCCCGGAGCGCCCGTTTCGTCGCATCGGCATCGTTGATGACGGGTGGAATGCGGCGAATGAATTCATAGTTTGCCTCGATGCCGAACATCGCGGCCGTACCCCTGGCGAGCCTGCCGATTTCCGTTTCAAGCTGGCTGCGCACATCCGGCGCATAGGCGCGCGCCGTGCCGCCGATCTCGACGAGATCGGGGATGACATTGAGCGCCTTGGGGTCACCCGCCTGCACCGAGCAGGCGCTGACCACGGCAGGTTGTAGTGGATCGACGACGCGGCCGACGATGCTTTGCAGCGAAGAGAGGAAGGTGCCCGCCGCCGTTACCGGATCGCGGCCGAGATGCGGCTTGGCGCCGTGGGTGCCGATGCCCCTGAAGGTGACGCGCCAGCTATCGGACGAGGCGAGCTGCGGGCCTTCCACCACGGCCATCTCGTCAATGCCAAGCCCCGGCATATTGTGCAGGCCATAGACCGCATCGCAGGGAAACAGCGTAAAAAGCCCGTCCTCCACCATTTTTTTTGCGCCGCCGCGGCCTTCCTCGGCCGGCTGGAAGATGAAATGCACGGTGCCGGAAAAATCGCGGGTTCTGGCGAGATAACGCGCGGCCCCCAGCAGCATGGCGGTGTGGCCGTCATGGCCGCAGGCATGCATCTTGCCGGGGAATTTCGATTTATACGGCCGATCCGGAACTTCCGGCATGGCGAGTGCATCCATGTCGGCGCGAAGACCGATGCTGCGCGTGCCGTTGCCAACCTGCAGCGTGCCGACCACGCCGGTGCCGCCAAGACCGCGATGGACCTTCAGTCCCGCCCTTTCCAGAAGGTCGGCGACGATGGCGCTCGTTCTCTCCTCTTCAAAGCCCAGTTCCGGGTGGGCGTGGAGGTCGTGACGAAGCTCCGTCAGGAATGGCAGGTCCTCGCCGATGCGGTCCAGCAGTCTCATAGCTTGTCCTTGAATATGGGAAAAACCCACGCCATAGGTGAGCTTGTCCGAATGCCTGTTGCTTTGTTTTGTTCTAGCTGAAAAAGCCAATGAAAAGAACCCGCCGCATGCTTGCGGTTGTTGAAATGCCTGATGTGAAGAACCGGGCTGGCGTGGCCGAACAATGCGAGTGTCTTTCGCCACCCCGCTCCTGAAAGGAAAAGAACGATGCCGCAATCCGCATCGCCTGCCGCCCTATCCCCTGCTGCTCCGCATGAGTTCTGGCAGGATATCCGCGCGCCCCGCACATTTGAAACGGCAG encodes the following:
- a CDS encoding M20 aminoacylase family protein, with translation MRLLDRIGEDLPFLTELRHDLHAHPELGFEEERTSAIVADLLERAGLKVHRGLGGTGVVGTLQVGNGTRSIGLRADMDALAMPEVPDRPYKSKFPGKMHACGHDGHTAMLLGAARYLARTRDFSGTVHFIFQPAEEGRGGAKKMVEDGLFTLFPCDAVYGLHNMPGLGIDEMAVVEGPQLASSDSWRVTFRGIGTHGAKPHLGRDPVTAAGTFLSSLQSIVGRVVDPLQPAVVSACSVQAGDPKALNVIPDLVEIGGTARAYAPDVRSQLETEIGRLARGTAAMFGIEANYEFIRRIPPVINDADATKRALRAAKTVFGSKARTAFPPSTAGDDFAFFAGEAPGCYVWLGNGPAVDGALHHNTSYDFNDAAIVPGVAFWATLVEQELAAE
- a CDS encoding nucleoside hydrolase; the protein is MGVWIDTDMGFDDIAAIMVVQSAGLAVDGISLVFGNATLQAVCRNAAGAVAAFGWSMPIHQGRAMPVLGALETAQSILGDNGIPTVGQSLPDAAALPKSDAFAALCDWLADGAGEKRILALGPLTNIAALCLARPDLAARISDLTWMGGGVTSGNHTASAEFNAFADPEALAIVLSHGLPLRMVDLDACRKVTASSADVLPIRNAGGKNAGLIADLLEGFIGIATRRGRPAMALYDPVAAVAFTSEFLGWRHARIDVELHASLTRGRTVVEARAEKVTGFNAHFAETVNAEAAKAAVLEALRREAAL
- a CDS encoding ABC transporter ATP-binding protein translates to MSDANYLSLQKVSLAYGNSIAVKDLDLDIRKGELLALLGPSGCGKTTTMRAIAGLMPVAGGRIDLDGADITRVAANKRAVGLVFQSYALFPHLTVYENVAFGLKLKGMNGKALDDKVASGLKSVGLSNFASRKPAELSGGQQQRVALARSMVMEPKVLLLDEPLSNLDARLRLEMRTELQRVQKETGVTMIFVTHDQIEALALADRIVVMKGGKIEQIGTPEDIYNAPVSSFVADFVGFENIFALEGGALKTANGTTPLTGPVPSASGLAWRPRMVTLGSGPFQGTVRGTSFAGNTREYLLDTPLGAIKAETDAALTAHTIGDTLAFDLPVEKAASLKVFG
- a CDS encoding adenine deaminase, with protein sequence MSAQIPMREPTDLNDDALRTRAVAAARGDAPFDVLIAGGTLVDVVTGELRAADIGIVGPLIASIHEPASRSDAAQIIDATSAYVSPGLIDTHMHIESSMVTPAAYAAAVVARGVTTIVWDPHEFGNVHGVEGVRWAAKAIENLPLRAILLAPSSVPSAPGLECSGADFDAAILTDILSWPQIGGVAEIMNMRGVIERDPRMSGIVQAGLISEKLLCGHARGLKDADLNAFMAAGVSSDHELVSAEDLMAKLRAGLTIELRGSHDHLLPEFVEALNALGHLPQTVTLCTDDVFPDDLLRGGGLDDVVRRLVGYGLRPEWALRAATLNAAQRLGRSDLGLIAAGRRADIVIFEDLSGFSARHVLAGGKAVAEGGRMRVEVPACDATTLEGSMKLPQRKADDFRVASEGSKVRLATIDRPRFTQWGEVEAEVKDGFVVPPEGATMISVTHRHGKAEPVTKTGFLTGWGSWNGAFATTVSHDSHNLTVFGGNAEDMALAANAVITAGGGMAVASEGKVTALLPLPLSGLVSDAPLEDVARAFEALRAAVGDVVEWQPPYLVFKACFGATLACNIGPHQTDMGIADVLTGRVMESPVIATVG
- a CDS encoding ABC transporter permease; translated protein: MTRQLFIPLTLLLVVGFLIGPFLIIVAASFSAGDTLAFPPQGFSLKWIAKVFTVESFRESFAMSMFLAIGGTFAALILGIPASYAMSRYKLPFAETVRTIVSAPIIVPGIIVGLALLRYFVVPFGIGITLALFLAHTALILPYAVRVVSASLNNLRSDIEEAAVLLGSSRLGAFFRVVLPNIRGGILSAFILGFVTSFNQVPVSLFLSGPGVRTLPIDMLGYMEIVFDPSVAALSSLLAFLSIGIVFMAERFLGFSRYV